From a region of the Mycobacteroides saopaulense genome:
- a CDS encoding ComEA family DNA-binding protein, with translation MESELLHRRLALSGREPDDDDDDVTGTAAGTQSEPALRWLPDALTTGGTRSWLESIRTDPGRAGMVALGAIGVLAVLVTVFTVMRQPPAPVSANLPPVQPVSSTSVSAPSSMVISVVGLVKRPGLVTLSSGARVADAVTAAGGVVDGADVVTLNMARPVADGDQIVVGLAPVSGQPVGMASSIVAAGQVPTGSVGATSTSPSGRVNINTATESELDELPGVGPVMAASIVRWRSEHGKFTSVDQLSEVDGIGPSRLDKLRALVVL, from the coding sequence ATGGAGTCCGAGCTGCTGCACCGACGTCTGGCACTGTCCGGGCGTGAGCCTGATGACGATGACGACGACGTCACGGGGACCGCTGCGGGGACGCAGTCCGAACCGGCACTGCGTTGGCTCCCCGATGCGCTGACGACCGGCGGCACGCGGAGCTGGCTGGAGTCCATCAGGACCGACCCCGGCCGCGCCGGCATGGTCGCGCTGGGTGCGATCGGTGTATTGGCGGTGCTGGTCACCGTCTTCACCGTGATGCGTCAGCCGCCTGCGCCCGTCAGTGCGAACCTTCCTCCGGTGCAACCGGTGTCATCGACGTCGGTGTCTGCGCCGAGTTCGATGGTCATCAGTGTGGTCGGCTTGGTCAAGCGGCCCGGCCTGGTGACCTTGTCGAGCGGTGCGCGGGTCGCCGACGCGGTGACGGCGGCCGGGGGAGTAGTCGACGGCGCCGATGTCGTCACCTTGAACATGGCACGCCCCGTGGCCGACGGCGATCAGATCGTGGTCGGTCTGGCTCCGGTATCCGGGCAGCCTGTGGGGATGGCGAGTTCGATCGTCGCCGCCGGCCAGGTGCCGACCGGGAGCGTGGGTGCCACGTCGACGTCACCCTCAGGACGGGTAAACATCAATACGGCAACAGAATCCGAGCTCGATGAGCTACCCGGCGTGGGGCCGGTCATGGCGGCGTCGATCGTCCGGTGGCGATCCGAACACGGGAAGTTCACCAGCGTCGATCAGCTCTCGGAGGTAGACGGGATCGGTCCCTCGCGGCTGGACAAGCTGCGCGCCCTCGTCGTGCTGTGA
- a CDS encoding ComEC/Rec2 family competence protein: MKSVQADEPGPDLRLVPPALAAWGVTAAGILWPVGYFSAIVLGAGALAVWLSRHRMNNNAIVAGVLAVLIAGVGFSVAAAIRYDGVQSHPVRTRVGQVVAVQVRVTDDPKVITGGRAMMRAQLLAVGEPAQATAGTVLVFGTSSLLAVAAVGDTLQVRVTVARPARRDLTVATLAVVGEPRVIDHSPILSAANGIRDRFVEVARGALPADHAALLPALVLGDTSALDTGTVAMFRTSGLTHLMAVSGANVSIVCGAILLLGRLVGLRVSVVLAGLVLVGFVVLVRPSPSVLRAAVMGVIGLLGVLTARRRQAIPSLAATVLVLLTVSPGLAVDVGFALSVVATAALVVLAPHWSARLTARGWPKPLADALCIAVAAQVVTAPLIAAISGSIGVASIAANLMAGVVIAPITVLGTAAAALTVVSPPAAGLLVRFCGPELWWLLRVADYASAGGSTAIPVPSGVSGFVVVAVALGVSVWLWRRGWFRQLACSGVLCVLALVISAQLVS, translated from the coding sequence GTGAAGTCGGTGCAGGCCGATGAACCTGGGCCGGATCTACGGCTGGTGCCACCGGCCCTTGCCGCGTGGGGCGTGACCGCGGCAGGAATCCTCTGGCCAGTAGGCTATTTCAGTGCAATCGTGCTGGGGGCCGGTGCGCTCGCGGTGTGGCTCTCGCGCCATCGCATGAACAACAACGCCATCGTCGCCGGAGTGCTCGCCGTTCTCATCGCCGGCGTCGGCTTTTCGGTGGCCGCGGCCATCCGGTACGACGGCGTGCAGAGTCATCCTGTGCGCACTCGTGTCGGGCAGGTTGTCGCGGTACAGGTGCGAGTGACCGACGACCCGAAGGTCATCACCGGTGGCCGCGCGATGATGCGCGCCCAGCTTCTCGCGGTGGGGGAGCCGGCGCAAGCGACCGCCGGCACGGTGCTGGTGTTCGGGACATCCTCACTACTGGCTGTGGCCGCAGTCGGTGACACGCTGCAGGTGCGCGTGACCGTCGCCCGCCCCGCGCGGCGTGACCTGACCGTCGCCACGCTAGCCGTGGTCGGAGAGCCGCGGGTCATCGATCATTCGCCGATCCTTAGCGCAGCCAACGGCATTCGAGATCGATTCGTGGAGGTGGCGCGCGGTGCGCTACCTGCCGATCATGCCGCGTTGCTGCCTGCGTTGGTGCTCGGGGATACCAGCGCGCTCGATACCGGCACCGTTGCGATGTTTCGGACGTCGGGGCTCACGCACTTGATGGCGGTCTCGGGGGCCAACGTCTCCATCGTGTGCGGGGCGATTCTGCTGCTGGGCCGGCTGGTAGGACTGCGCGTCTCGGTGGTGTTGGCCGGGCTGGTTCTTGTCGGTTTCGTGGTGCTGGTGAGGCCCTCGCCGAGCGTGCTGAGAGCCGCGGTGATGGGCGTGATCGGTCTGCTCGGCGTGCTGACGGCGCGGCGCCGCCAAGCCATACCTTCCCTGGCGGCAACAGTTTTGGTGCTGCTGACGGTGTCGCCGGGTCTTGCCGTCGATGTCGGTTTCGCGTTGTCCGTGGTCGCGACGGCGGCGCTGGTGGTGTTGGCCCCGCACTGGTCGGCGCGCTTGACAGCCCGCGGCTGGCCCAAACCTCTGGCCGATGCATTGTGCATTGCCGTTGCCGCACAGGTGGTTACCGCGCCGCTGATCGCCGCCATCTCGGGAAGCATCGGTGTGGCTTCCATTGCCGCGAACCTGATGGCGGGTGTGGTCATCGCGCCCATCACGGTGCTCGGAACCGCGGCGGCGGCGCTTACCGTCGTCTCGCCACCGGCTGCGGGTCTGCTCGTGCGATTCTGCGGCCCGGAGCTGTGGTGGCTGCTGCGGGTCGCCGACTACGCGTCCGCAGGCGGTTCGACAGCGATTCCGGTGCCCTCGGGTGTGAGCGGGTTCGTTGTCGTGGCTGTGGCGCTTGGGGTTTCGGTGTGGTTGTGGCGCCGTGGATGGTTTCGCCAGCTGGCGTGCTCCGGGGTGCTGTGCGTGCTTGCCCTGGTGATCTCGGCGCAACTGGTGAGTTGA
- a CDS encoding alpha-E domain-containing protein, translated as MLARNAESLYWIGRYVERADDTARILDVTVHQLLEDASVDPDHASRVLLRVLGIDAPDTVLDVWSLTELVAFSRGVQGGSIVDSISAARENARGAREVTSTEMWECLNTTFNALADRERAARRLGPHEFFTYVEGRAAQFAGLADSTLSRDDGYRFLVLGRSIERVDMTVRLLLSRVGDRASSPAWVTLLRSAGAHDTYLRTYRGVLDANRVVEFMLLDRLFPRSVFHSLRQAELSLDELDHRPHSRVGARAEAQRLLGRARSELEFMRPGVLLEDLPTRLAGLQQTCRELGEAVALQYFHAAPWVAWTDAGGRHDLDPIEEGEI; from the coding sequence ATGTTGGCCCGAAACGCGGAGTCGCTGTACTGGATTGGTCGTTACGTCGAGCGCGCCGACGACACCGCACGCATCCTCGACGTGACGGTGCATCAGCTGCTCGAGGACGCCAGCGTGGATCCCGATCATGCCTCCCGCGTGTTGTTGCGGGTGCTGGGCATCGACGCGCCGGACACCGTGCTTGACGTGTGGTCGCTCACCGAGCTTGTCGCGTTCAGCAGGGGAGTGCAGGGGGGATCGATCGTCGACTCCATCTCGGCGGCGCGTGAAAATGCCCGTGGTGCACGCGAAGTGACGTCCACCGAGATGTGGGAGTGCCTGAACACGACGTTCAACGCGCTGGCGGACCGCGAGCGCGCCGCGCGCAGGCTCGGCCCGCACGAGTTCTTCACCTACGTGGAGGGGCGTGCCGCCCAGTTCGCGGGACTGGCCGATTCCACCCTGAGCCGCGACGACGGCTACCGCTTCCTGGTGCTGGGCAGGTCCATCGAGCGAGTGGACATGACGGTGCGGCTGCTGCTGTCGCGTGTGGGTGACCGCGCCTCCTCGCCGGCATGGGTGACGCTGCTGCGTAGCGCTGGCGCACATGACACCTACCTGCGCACCTACCGTGGCGTACTGGACGCCAATCGGGTTGTCGAGTTCATGCTGCTGGATCGGTTGTTCCCCCGGTCGGTCTTTCATTCCCTGCGGCAGGCCGAGCTGAGCCTGGACGAGTTGGATCACCGGCCGCACAGCCGAGTTGGTGCGCGCGCCGAGGCGCAGCGACTCCTGGGCCGTGCCCGCAGCGAGCTGGAGTTCATGAGACCCGGTGTGCTGCTGGAGGATCTGCCCACCCGGCTGGCCGGGCTGCAGCAGACCTGCCGGGAACTGGGCGAGGCGGTGGCATTGCAGTACTTCCATGCCGCGCCGTGGGTGGCGTGGACCGATGCCGGGGGCCGGCACGATCTGGATCCGATCGAGGAGGGTGAGATCTGA
- a CDS encoding FAD-dependent oxidoreductase: protein MTPDKREHRDHAVVLGAGMAGLLAARVLSETYRSVTVVERDELKAGSSPRSGVPQGQHIHMLMSSGTQGLERLFPGILDEMQADGATVCDEGDLSRVRMLIGPHEMFNRSEKFDDPETFRLYLATRPFLESQVRQRVQRIANVKFLDGHDVIEPMTAEHRVTGVRVARRSTGLVTTLISDLVVDATGRTPRTQTFLGRLGFARPTETRMTSPVTYASQLLHISDDTPMDKLTFLNAAPGHPYGGAIARCENGTVMLTLGKFNLDEPPTTFAEMIAFAEQFVPGELVETLRSAVPIGDVHTFWYRDAVWRRYDQMEQFPEGLLVIGDAICSLDPIRGQGMTMALLEAVTLRDCLFEGDTGLARRYFHAVGRRIDTVWQQNRMAAPLYTTAPADTPFTQRILRKSMAWWSAKILIAARNDIRITETILRVSNLHDSPSQMRRPTFVLRVLRHCWRRHDAPVQLARREPALSGT, encoded by the coding sequence ATGACACCTGACAAGCGGGAACACAGAGATCATGCGGTTGTCCTCGGCGCCGGGATGGCGGGACTGCTCGCCGCCCGGGTGCTGTCCGAGACATACCGATCGGTCACTGTGGTCGAGCGCGATGAGCTCAAGGCCGGCTCGTCCCCACGCAGCGGCGTGCCGCAGGGACAGCACATTCACATGTTGATGAGCTCCGGCACCCAGGGGCTGGAACGCTTGTTCCCCGGAATCCTCGACGAGATGCAAGCAGACGGCGCCACGGTCTGCGATGAGGGTGATCTGTCTCGCGTCAGGATGCTGATCGGACCACACGAGATGTTCAATCGATCGGAGAAGTTCGACGACCCGGAGACGTTCAGGCTCTACCTGGCAACCCGCCCCTTCTTGGAATCACAAGTACGGCAACGCGTTCAGCGCATAGCCAATGTGAAGTTCCTGGATGGCCACGACGTCATCGAGCCCATGACCGCGGAACATCGCGTCACCGGCGTTCGCGTGGCGCGGCGATCCACCGGCCTGGTGACGACGCTCATCTCCGACCTTGTGGTGGACGCCACCGGAAGAACCCCGCGCACGCAGACCTTCCTGGGTCGCCTCGGCTTTGCCCGTCCGACTGAGACCCGCATGACATCTCCGGTGACCTACGCGAGTCAACTCCTCCACATTTCCGACGACACCCCCATGGACAAACTCACCTTTCTCAACGCCGCGCCCGGACACCCGTATGGCGGAGCAATCGCCCGCTGCGAAAACGGCACCGTCATGTTGACCCTGGGCAAATTCAATCTGGACGAGCCTCCCACCACGTTCGCCGAAATGATCGCCTTTGCAGAACAATTCGTACCCGGCGAGCTCGTGGAGACCCTACGGTCGGCGGTTCCGATCGGCGATGTGCACACCTTCTGGTACCGCGACGCGGTGTGGCGGCGCTATGACCAGATGGAGCAATTCCCCGAAGGGCTACTGGTGATCGGCGACGCCATCTGCAGCCTGGACCCCATCAGGGGCCAGGGCATGACGATGGCGCTGCTGGAGGCCGTCACCTTGCGGGACTGCCTCTTCGAGGGTGACACCGGACTCGCCCGCCGCTACTTTCACGCCGTCGGCCGGCGCATCGACACGGTGTGGCAGCAGAACAGGATGGCGGCGCCGCTCTACACGACAGCGCCCGCCGACACGCCGTTCACACAGCGCATCCTGCGGAAGTCGATGGCGTGGTGGTCCGCGAAGATCCTGATTGCGGCGCGCAACGATATTCGAATCACCGAAACGATCCTGCGCGTGAGCAACCTGCACGACTCACCGTCCCAGATGCGGCGACCCACTTTCGTGCTGCGGGTACTGCGTCACTGCTGGCGGCGCCACGACGCACCCGTGCAGCTCGCCCGTCGCGAACCCGCCCTGTCCGGGACGTAG
- a CDS encoding alpha-crystallin domain-containing protein, protein MIKALSAITAAVVLCSGCGTSRETPATGSSTPPAGLTVDVAIKSGVVTPTNATLQARVSEPIVIRVDSDAADELHVHSTPDHSFEIEPKGGQTFQFTVNLPGKVDVELHKLKKTVATITVQP, encoded by the coding sequence ATCATCAAAGCTCTGTCGGCGATCACCGCCGCCGTCGTGCTCTGCAGCGGCTGCGGCACGTCGAGAGAGACACCCGCCACCGGATCCAGCACGCCGCCTGCGGGATTGACCGTAGACGTCGCCATCAAGAGCGGAGTCGTCACACCGACCAACGCCACGTTGCAAGCGCGTGTCTCAGAGCCCATCGTGATTCGCGTGGACAGCGATGCCGCCGACGAGTTGCACGTTCACTCCACTCCCGATCACAGTTTCGAGATCGAGCCGAAAGGCGGGCAGACGTTTCAGTTCACCGTCAATCTGCCCGGGAAGGTCGACGTAGAACTCCACAAGCTGAAGAAGACGGTCGCCACGATCACCGTGCAGCCGTGA
- the holA gene encoding DNA polymerase III subunit delta — translation MTEALHLILGDEELLVERAVTSVLHAVRGKASGDIPVNRLRAGQVDVAELAELLSPSLFADERVIVVEAAAEAGKDAVTLIEQAASDLPPGTFLLVQHSGGGRAKALAGALQKMGAAVHDCARITKAAERADFVHKEFRRLGQKVDADVVAIVIDAVGSDIRELAAACSQLVSDTDGNVDEAAVRRYHSGRAEVSGFDIADKAVVGDIAGSTEALRWAMQRGVPHVLLADALAEAVHTIARVGPIKQNAYAAASELGMPPWRIEKAQKQARRWTRDAVAEAMRVVAALNADVKGAAADADYALESAVRKVAELVST, via the coding sequence GTGACCGAAGCGCTGCACCTGATCCTGGGAGACGAAGAACTATTGGTCGAACGCGCGGTGACTTCGGTGCTGCATGCTGTCCGCGGCAAGGCGAGCGGCGACATCCCCGTCAACCGGCTGCGCGCGGGCCAGGTCGACGTCGCGGAATTGGCCGAGCTGCTGAGCCCCTCGCTGTTCGCCGATGAAAGAGTGATCGTCGTCGAGGCGGCCGCCGAGGCGGGCAAGGACGCGGTCACGCTCATCGAGCAGGCGGCCTCCGATCTGCCACCGGGAACCTTTCTGCTCGTGCAACATTCGGGAGGCGGCCGCGCCAAGGCGTTGGCGGGCGCCTTGCAGAAGATGGGTGCCGCGGTGCACGACTGCGCCCGCATCACCAAGGCTGCTGAACGAGCCGACTTCGTGCACAAGGAATTTCGCCGGCTGGGGCAGAAGGTGGACGCCGACGTGGTCGCCATCGTGATCGACGCCGTCGGCTCCGATATCCGTGAGTTGGCGGCCGCGTGTTCGCAACTGGTATCGGATACCGACGGCAATGTCGATGAGGCCGCGGTGCGCCGCTACCACTCCGGTCGCGCGGAGGTCTCCGGATTCGACATCGCCGACAAGGCAGTGGTGGGGGACATCGCCGGCTCCACGGAGGCGCTGCGCTGGGCGATGCAACGCGGTGTCCCGCATGTGCTGTTGGCCGACGCGCTGGCCGAGGCCGTGCACACCATCGCGCGGGTGGGACCCATCAAACAGAACGCCTACGCGGCCGCGTCCGAACTCGGGATGCCGCCATGGCGCATCGAGAAGGCCCAGAAACAGGCCCGCCGATGGACGCGGGACGCGGTGGCCGAGGCAATGCGCGTGGTGGCCGCGCTCAACGCCGATGTGAAGGGGGCGGCGGCCGATGCCGACTACGCCCTGGAATCGGCCGTGCGTAAGGTGGCCGAACTGGTGAGCACCTGA
- a CDS encoding DegV family protein: protein MPVVVVTDSGARLQPQDAAMLGIRLVPLHVLTGDQDLRDGVDPIPASVYEKGRATTAGASPAELTEVYRRALADSGGDGVVAVHLSGRLSSTFEAAEQAARECGEQVHVVDSRSAAMGSGFVALAAARAAAAGADLTAAYQAARDAVGRSRCVMVVHKLDHLRRSGRISATSSWLGTALALKPVLQIDGDGKLVLAQRVRTATKAIGAMVDNIVDFVGERRVSVTIHHVDNSETAEKVNELVCSRLVTAHDPVISEMGPVLAVHVGPGAVGVCAEPVD from the coding sequence TGCTGGGCATCCGGCTGGTGCCGTTGCACGTGCTGACCGGTGATCAGGACCTGCGCGACGGAGTGGATCCGATTCCCGCCTCGGTTTACGAGAAGGGGCGGGCGACCACGGCCGGTGCCTCGCCGGCCGAACTCACCGAGGTGTACCGGCGGGCACTCGCCGACAGCGGTGGCGACGGCGTGGTCGCGGTCCACCTGTCCGGCAGGCTCTCGAGCACATTCGAGGCCGCCGAGCAGGCGGCCCGCGAGTGCGGCGAGCAGGTGCACGTCGTCGACTCCCGGTCGGCGGCGATGGGCAGCGGTTTCGTCGCCCTGGCGGCGGCACGGGCGGCGGCGGCGGGCGCCGACCTGACCGCGGCGTATCAGGCCGCGCGGGATGCGGTGGGGCGCAGTCGGTGTGTCATGGTGGTGCACAAGCTGGACCACCTGCGGCGCAGCGGACGCATCAGTGCCACTTCGTCCTGGCTCGGCACCGCGCTTGCCCTTAAGCCCGTGCTGCAGATCGATGGCGACGGCAAGTTGGTGCTTGCGCAGCGAGTGCGCACCGCCACCAAGGCCATCGGGGCGATGGTCGACAACATTGTCGACTTCGTGGGCGAGCGCCGGGTGTCGGTGACGATTCACCATGTCGACAACAGCGAAACCGCCGAAAAGGTCAACGAGCTGGTGTGCTCGCGGCTGGTCACCGCTCACGATCCGGTGATCTCGGAGATGGGGCCGGTGCTGGCGGTACACGTGGGTCCCGGCGCCGTCGGGGTCTGCGCCGAACCTGTGGACTGA
- the rpsT gene encoding 30S ribosomal protein S20 produces MANIKSQEKRIRTNERARLRNQATKSSLRTAIRGLREAIAEGDKDKAGELLVSASRKLDKAVTKGVIHKNQAANKKSALALALNKL; encoded by the coding sequence GTGGCCAATATCAAGTCGCAGGAAAAGCGCATCCGCACCAACGAGCGTGCCCGGTTGCGCAACCAGGCGACCAAGTCGTCCCTGCGCACGGCCATCCGCGGACTGCGCGAGGCCATCGCCGAGGGCGACAAGGACAAGGCGGGCGAGCTGCTCGTTTCGGCCAGCCGCAAGCTGGACAAGGCCGTCACCAAGGGTGTCATCCACAAGAACCAGGCCGCCAACAAGAAGTCGGCGCTGGCCCTGGCTCTGAACAAGCTCTGA
- a CDS encoding circularly permuted type 2 ATP-grasp protein, which translates to MPNSGRPTRSAATSRLTRRDDQIFGGYRELVSEKGAYSKAFDEMFDSDGNVRGPYKGIYAELAPTDAADLAARADALGRAFIDQGITFSLSGQERPFPLDLVPRVIAAAEWSRLERGIAQRVRALELYLADIYGDQEILRDEVIPRRLVTSCEHFHREAAGINPPNGVRIHVAGIDLVRDAQGTFRVLEDNLRSPSGVSYVMENRRTMARVFPDLFATHRVRAVDDYSSHLLRALRMSAATNEADPTVVVLTPGVANSAYFEHSLLARQMGVELVEGRDLFCRDNQVYMRTTEGERQVDVIYRRIDDTYLDPMQFRPDSVLGVAGLLNAARAGNVVISSAVGNGVGDDKLVYTYVPTIIEYYLGEKPIVANVDTFRCWLDEEREEVLDRLEHLVIKPVEGSGGYGIVFGPDASEKERAAIAKKIKADPRGWVAQPVVQLSTVPTKIGDQLVPRHVDLRPFAVNDGDDVWVLPGGLTRVALPEGSLVVNSSQGGGSKDTWVLASRASVAERELAGAELVSELPQAAEVEQGPEAATAGLQQHHVQQQQQQQQVMR; encoded by the coding sequence ATGCCGAACTCGGGGCGGCCGACACGCTCGGCGGCAACGTCCCGGCTAACCCGGCGTGACGATCAGATATTCGGCGGATACCGCGAGCTGGTGTCTGAGAAGGGGGCCTACTCCAAGGCCTTCGACGAAATGTTCGACTCGGACGGGAACGTGCGCGGGCCCTACAAGGGGATCTATGCCGAGCTGGCGCCCACCGATGCCGCCGATCTGGCCGCGCGCGCGGACGCGCTGGGCAGGGCGTTCATCGATCAGGGCATCACGTTCTCGCTGTCGGGTCAGGAACGGCCGTTTCCGCTGGACCTGGTGCCGCGTGTCATCGCCGCCGCGGAGTGGTCGCGGCTGGAGCGGGGCATCGCGCAGCGGGTGCGGGCACTGGAGCTGTACCTGGCCGACATCTACGGCGATCAAGAAATCCTGCGCGACGAGGTGATCCCGCGCCGGTTGGTCACATCGTGCGAGCACTTCCATCGTGAGGCCGCCGGGATCAATCCACCCAACGGTGTGCGGATCCATGTCGCGGGCATCGATCTGGTGCGCGACGCCCAGGGCACATTCCGGGTCCTGGAGGACAATCTGCGCTCGCCGTCCGGGGTGTCCTACGTCATGGAGAACCGTCGCACCATGGCACGGGTCTTCCCGGACCTTTTCGCCACCCACCGGGTGCGTGCGGTGGACGATTACTCCTCGCACCTGCTGCGGGCGCTACGGATGTCGGCGGCCACGAACGAGGCCGATCCCACAGTGGTGGTTCTCACACCGGGAGTCGCCAACTCGGCGTACTTCGAGCACTCGCTGCTGGCCCGTCAGATGGGTGTCGAATTGGTCGAGGGGCGCGACCTGTTCTGCCGGGACAACCAGGTCTACATGCGCACCACCGAGGGCGAGCGTCAGGTCGACGTGATCTACCGCCGCATCGACGACACCTACCTGGACCCCATGCAGTTCCGTCCTGACTCGGTCCTCGGGGTCGCCGGGCTGCTCAATGCCGCACGCGCCGGAAACGTCGTCATCTCCAGCGCGGTGGGCAACGGGGTGGGCGACGACAAGCTCGTCTACACCTACGTGCCGACCATCATCGAGTACTACCTCGGTGAGAAACCCATTGTGGCGAACGTGGATACGTTCCGATGTTGGCTCGATGAGGAACGCGAGGAAGTGCTGGATCGCCTCGAACACCTCGTCATCAAGCCGGTCGAAGGCTCCGGGGGATACGGGATCGTCTTCGGGCCCGACGCCTCGGAGAAGGAACGCGCCGCCATCGCCAAGAAGATCAAGGCCGATCCGCGCGGCTGGGTGGCTCAGCCGGTGGTGCAGCTGTCGACGGTGCCCACGAAGATCGGGGACCAGTTGGTGCCCCGGCACGTGGATCTGCGCCCCTTCGCGGTCAATGACGGCGACGACGTGTGGGTGCTGCCCGGCGGGCTGACCCGGGTCGCGTTGCCCGAAGGCTCTCTGGTGGTGAACTCCAGCCAGGGTGGTGGCTCCAAGGACACCTGGGTGCTGGCATCGCGGGCGTCGGTGGCCGAACGCGAGCTCGCCGGTGCCGAGCTGGTATCCGAGCTGCCCCAGGCGGCGGAGGTGGAGCAGGGTCCCGAGGCGGCCACCGCGGGATTGCAGCAGCACCATGTGCAGCAGCAACAACAGCAACAGCAGGTGATGCGCTGA